The following is a genomic window from Thaumasiovibrio subtropicus.
TCACATTAGTACGTGACACCGAGAACTACGCACTAGATGTTCAACGCCAGTGCATCAATGCAGAAGACTTTTTCCAACACATCACCATTGGCGAAAACAGCGTGCTTTACTCTGAGAACAATGCGGGGTTTGAAAACCGCCCAGTCCGACTCACTGTCTGTAAATCGAATGACCGCCCTGCGGGCCGTATCACCATCGGCAACAATGTCTTGCTCCAAGGCACCGCAATCGTCTGTTATCAAGCGGTCACGATTGAAGATGAGGTCGCATTTGGTCCTCAAGTGACCATCATGGATTGCAGTGGACATCCTGTGCGCGGCCGTGGTGAACCCAATGAGGCAGCACGAACCTATGCTTCACCCGTGACTATCAAGCAGGGCGCATGGATTGGCCTCGGCGCGACCATTTTGAAAGGGGTGACCATTGGAAAGAATGCGGTCGTCAGCGCCAATAGTGTGGTGTATGAGGATGTACCTGATAATGCCATTGTCATTGGTAACCCGGCCCGCGTTGTGAAAGTTCTGGAAGAGAAAAATGTCTGTACCAACAACACAGTGGCTGCCAACGCTGCTTAAAATTGCCCTGCCTATTGCATTACAAACTGCGATATTTTCTAGCAAAAGCATGGTCGATACCGCCATGTTGGGCAGTTTAGGTGAACAGGACATGGCCGCAATAGGTTTCGCTGCGAAAATTCAATTGGTCATCACCTTCTTCGTGATTGGCATTAGCATTGGCGGGGGACAAATCGCAGCACAATGTCTCGGCGAGAGAAGTCACAGCAAATTTTTGCGCTCAGTCATGATAACGCTCTTGCTCAGCCTGATTGCTTCACTGCTGTTCTTCTTGCCGTTGATACTGGGTAGTTCAGCACTGATGTCGTTAGGTACCGCTAACAGTGAGATCATCGCGCGAGGCAGCGACTATTTGATCTGGATTGCACCGAGCTTGTTTCTGTTTGCCATCACATCTAGCCTCGCAACAGGTATGCGAGTCATGCAGCAACCCATGCCAGCCACGGTTGTCAGCATGGTCGGCGTCGGCTTAAACGTTGTGCTTAATTACCTGTTCATTTTCGGTTTTGGTGACATTCCCGCGATGGGCATCAAGGGTGCAGCACTCGGCACACTCTTCAGTGCATTGGCGGAAACAGGGCTACTGATTGGCTATATCATGTTCAAACGCCACCCACTCTGTGGCCTGTCGTTGACAACATTAAAACAGATTAGACGCGTTGATATTCAGATTGTCATGTCACTCGCCTTTACTGCGGCACTCAATAGCGTGATTTGGGCGCTAGGCATGTTTGCCTTCCACGCTATACTCGGCAGCAGAGATGATAACTTGCTGATTGCATTAGGGGTACTGGCACCAGTAGAATCACTCGCCATGGCACTCTTAATCGGGATTGCGAGTGCGGCATCCGTTATGGTCGGGAATCATGTCGGTGCCGGTGCCCAACAAGAAATTGATCACCTTGTCCCAAGATTGATGCGCTTAAGTTGCGGTTTAGGGATAAGCATTTTTGCTATATTATTAGTGGTTAAAGGGAGTATCGTTGGACACTTCTTCCACCAGCACAGTGTGGCCTATACGTTAACGTCACAATTGTTCGATATCGTTGCTGTATCCGTGATACTAAAAAGTGCCGCCATGATGTTGATAGTTGGCATTCTCAGGGCCGGTGGGGATGCAAAATTCTGTCTGTATACTGATGTATTTGCACAGTGGGCATTTTTACTGCCGTGTAGCGTGCTCCTCAGTCTAACAGCACTCCCACATTATTATCTCTTTAGCTTAATGCTGATAGAGGAAGGAATAAAAGTGGCTATCTGCCTTTGGCGGTTAAGATCCCGCAGTTGGTGCCAAAACCACGCCGCGGCAATGCAATAGTCATACTAAAAATAGAAAAGCAAACATGCGTTTGCCATCCAGAGCTAGGAAAGGAATTCAGATGCCACATCAAAAACAACCTGCACCCCAAAGTGCGATTCGCAAAGCCGTTATCCCTGTCGCGGGCCTCGGCACTCGTATGCTACCAGCGACCAAAGCCATCCCCAAAGAGATGCTACCCATCGTTGACAAACCTCTGATTCAATACATTGTCAATGAGTGTGTCGCGGCGGGAATCAAAGAAATTGTTCTGGTAACGCATTCATCAAAAAACGCCATTGAAAACCACTTTGATACCTCATTTGAACTAGAGGCTACCTTAGAAAAACGCGTCAAACGCCAACTGCTCGATGAAGTGAAATCGATTTGCCCACCGGATGTGACTATCATGCACGTGCGTCAAGGCCAAGCGAAGGGCTTAGGGCACGCGGTACTGTGTGCCAAACCTTTAGTGGGTAATGCACCTTTTGCTGTGGTGCTCCCCGATGTCATCTTGGATGAATATACCGCTGATCAAAGCAGTGAAAATCTCGCCGCAATGGTGAAGCGCTACGACCAGAGCAGCCATAGCCAGATCATGGTAGAGCCCGTACCGGTGGAAGAAGTATCGAAATACGGTGTTGTTGATTGTCAAGGCATCTCGGTGACACCAGGTGAAGCGGTCCCTATGGTCGACATGGTTGAAAAGCCAGCCCAAGAAGCTGCGCCGTCTAACCTTGCGGTAGTGGGACGCTACATATTGTCTGACGCCATTTGGGAAAAGCTCGCCATCACGCCTCCAGGCGCGGGTGATGAGATTCAGTTAACTGATGCGATTGCGATGCTCATGGAAGATGAAACGGTAGAAGCTTTCCATATGACAGGCCGCTCACACGACTGTGGTGACAAGCTTGGCTACATGAAAGCATTTGTCGAGTACGGTTTGCGCAGTGACAGTTTAGGTGAAGCATTTAGTGCGTTTCTTGAAGGGCGTTTTGCTTCTCAAAAAGGTGACTTAAAACTGGTTGGATAATCCCTCTTGCGCGGTGTAGCCGTTCCCCACTACTACACCGCGTCATCTGCCAATGACACCCTCGGTTATAGCATCTGCGTCCATGGCAGTAACCACATGTTCAATATCCCCATTGCAATGATGGGCCAGAGGGTTGCATGCATGCCAATCACACGCCCTTGCAAACGATCAGAGAGAATGCCACTGGCATGGTAGCAGCGCCCAATCACAAACAGCAGTCCAAACACATGTACCAACCAAAGGGGCCCACCGTTGTACTCCAAACCGAATAACAGCATCAGAGCGATTGGCGAATACTCAATACAGTTAGCATGTGCAGAGCGCGCTTGCTGTAATCTAGCATCGCCCCCATCAGCATATTTCACCTGTGCTTTTCGCCGTGCCTTTATCACCTGAATCGCCAAAAAACAGATCAACCACCCCACCAACGCCACATAAAAAAAGCTGACCATCTCTCACCTATCTCGTTCTCAAACACTTAATTGTAGTCAGCGCAGCAGCAAATCGAATCTTTAGTGGGACATGATGACCGCGAAGCCTGTGAATTTTCGAGAAATATCACGCCGTGACACCTCTCCCCAGTCAAGATCGCTTATTGTGGTGACCGCTGTTTTTGCAGAGCCCCAATCAGCGCCTCCATACCACGCGCTACCTTGACCCGTGGACAACCAACATTGAGGCGAACATATCCCTCACCTTCATCGCCATAAGTATCACCACGCATGATTGCCACTTCGTAGTCATCGATCAAACAGCGCTGTAACGCGTCCATATCGATATGGAGAGGCGACAAATCTATCCATGCCAAATAGGTCCCTTGTGGGGCTCGATAGTTCAGTTCTGGAAAGGCCTGATTTAGCGTTTTTTCAACATACTGCAAGTTAGCCTGCAGATAGCTTTTTAAACTATCGAGCCATGCATCACCCTCGGTATAAGCGCTGATGTGTGCAATCACGCCGAGAATACTCGGCGAAGAAAGGCCATGTGCGGCTTTTAATTGCGTCAAGTACTGTGCTCGCGCACTCGGGTCTGCAATAAACGCATAAGCGCCAGTCAAAGCAGGAATATTAAAGGATTTAGACCCCGAGCTCACAAGCGCCCACTGGTTGTCGGCTGCCACTTCAGACCACGGCACATACGGTTCAAACGCCATGTCCATATGAATATCATCGGAGATCACTTTTACACCGTATCGCTGGCAAATCTCGGCCATTCTCAATAACTCAGCCGTGGTCCAAACTCGCCCAGTCGGATTCTGAGGGCTACACAAGAGCAGAACCTTGCAATCTTCGCGCGCCGCTTGGGCTTCAAACTGCGGCCAGTTGATTTCATAGCTCTGTGCGGTTTTGATTAATGGGCTCACCAACATGTGGCGGCCATTGGCAGTGATCATTTTCTCAAAGGCATCATAGGCAGGCGTATGCACCAAAACACCTTCCCCTCGCGCACTCCATTCTTCAATCAGTTGAGAAATAATGTAGATCACTGAGGGGCCGTATACGAGGTGATCCGCATCGAGATCGGCACCATAGCGTCGTAAAAACCATCCAGTGATCGCTTGCTTAAAGTCAGCATGATTCCAGCGGCTGTAGCCCAGCACGCCATGCGCTAAGCGCGCTTGCAGCGCCGCCTGAATACAAGGGGCGGTTTCAAAATCCATGTCTGAAATCGTAAAGGGCAACAAATCTTTTTTACCGAAGCGGTCTTCTACATAATCCCACTGGGTGCAATATGTGCCTAAGCGGTCGATTGGCGTATCAAAATCAAACATTGTTGTACCTCATCAAGTTGAGTCAGTCTGAAGCGACTCTTAGCTTAGGCAACCATCTCGCGGCTGACTAAAATAAGAAACGCAAAGAGGGAGCCGCAGCTCCCTCGCGTCTCAATCCCTACGCTAAGCGGTTGCAGGCATGAGATTTTGAATTTCATTTTTCACTAAGTGGACCTGTGGACCAATCACCACCTGAAGGTTATGTTCATCCAACTTCACGACACCCAAAGCACCATTGGCTTTCAGTTTGGCATCATCCACTTTTGACATATCTTCAACCGACATGCGCAAACGTGTGATGCAGTTATCGAGCGCGACGATGTTTGCAGCCCCACCCAGCGCAACAAGAATCACATCGCTGTTGTAGCCACTTGCCGTTGTTGCCGCTTTAACTGCTTCACCCGCATCTTCCGCGGTTTCCACTTCACGGCCTGGCGTTTTCAGATTGAAGCGAATAATCGCGAAGCGGAAGATGAAGTAGTACATTGCAAACCAAATACCTGCCACCACTGGCACCAAGTACCATTTGGTTGCTGTACCTTGCAAAATACCAAAGATGAGGAAATCGATAACGTTGCCGTCAGTATTACCAATCGTCACATCCAATAAACCCATCACCATGAAGCCAAGGCCAGTTAGGATGGCGTGAACAAAGTAAAGTGCAGGTGCAACAAAGAGGAACAGAAACTCAAGTGGCTCGGTAATGCCGCCCACCATACAGGCGACAACACCTGAAAGTAGCAATGCCTTCACTTTGCCTCGATTCTCAGGGCGCGCACAGTGGTACATAGCAAGCGCTGCACCCGGCAAGCCACCCAAAAATGCAGGCATCTTACCTTGAGACAAGAAAGACGTCGCCGAAGAGCTGAAACCCGTGTCCGTTGTACAGGCAAGCTCAGCATAGAAGATGTTCAACGCACCGCTTGTCACTTCGCCACACACTTCTAGCGTTCCGCCCGCTTCAGTAAAGCGAATCAGTGCAACCAAAATATGGTGCAAACCGAATGGCAATAAGAAGCGCTCACCGGCACCAAACAAGAATGGACCAAATGGACCCGCCTCAGAAATCGCGTAACCAATACCATTGATACCTGCTGCAAAGTACGGCCAGACTAACGGTACGACCAAACCCACAACGCCTAGCGCAGCCGCTGTAATAATCGGCACAAAACGCGCACCGCCAAAGAACGCCAGCGCATCAGGCATTTTAAAGGTGTAGTACTTCGCGTGCAGTTTAGCGACGATAATACCGACGATGACAGCACCAAGGATCCCCGTATCAATCGAGTCAATCCCGATGATGCTCTTCACACCATACGCTTGCTCGAGATCCGCATTACCTAAAACACCCGCCACACTCAGGTAAAAGTTAATCGACAGGTTTAACGCTGCATAACCAACGAAACCAGCAAATGCCGCAACCCCTTTCTCTTCACGTGCAAGGCCTAGAGGTATCGCAATCGCAAACATCACAGGCAGATAAATAAAGGCGACCAAACCAATTTTAGTCATCCATTGGAACAACAGCTGTAGTGGCAGTAAGTCTAGAAATGGAAGGGACTCCTTGACAGCACCGCTTGATAGCGAACTACCAACGCCAAGTAAAATACCAGAGAACGCGAGCAACGCGACTGGCAACATAAAGGTTTTTCCGAGGCTCTGGAAAAACTCCCAAAGTGTGGTTTTTTTCGTTGTACTCATAGCACACCCTTACAAGAAAAGAGTTGGGTAAAAGTTTTGGTAAATCGTTTTATCATTTTGGTGAAAAAAAACGCCAGAATTGTGTCCCTGACGCCTTTTCCCATGAAACTGCTAAAAAGGATAAAACGTTTTATCAAGCAAAAATGTCGACTTCATCACGAAAAATAAGCCTATAATCCGGCAAACTCTAAACTGTGATCCGAGTAATCTTGTGACTAAAGCGGTTTAACGTTTTACTCTGGTTCTGCCTATAAAAAATAACAACAAACTCAACAGTTTGATAACTTACACCAATTAAAGCAGCAAGAATGAGCTCCAAACGCGTAAAGATAACCGATGTCGCCGCCCATGCTGGCGTCTCTGTAACGACCGTCTCCATGGTACTGGGCAACAAGGGCAGGATCTCTGATGCCACCATCGCTAAAGTGAATCAGGCGGTGGAAGAACTGGGATACCGCCGCAACACGGCCGCCGCCAACCTAAGATCAAATCAATCCAATTTGATCGGCTTGATCCTGCGCGATATCAGCGATCCCTACTACAGTGAAGTCACCGCTGGCATTGCAGAAGCCATCGAAAAGCAGGGCTATATGCTGTTCCTTGCTCAATGTGGTCAAGACGGCGGAAAACTAGAGCAGTGCGTCCAATCCATGCTGCAGCATGATGTGGCGGGGATCATTTTCACCCCAATACGCGGCCAAAGTGAGTCGGTGATTCGCACACTGCGTGATGCCAATGTGCCCGCAGCAACCATAGGTAGAGCACTGCCAGAACAAACCCTTGACTACATCGGCCCAGACAATAACCAAGCAGCCCGCTTGGCAACACGATACTTAGTCGATAAAGGGCACCGTCATATTGCTTACCTGGGTGGTACTAGTGACTCGCTGACTCGCGCAGAACGCATCGGTGGCTACTGTGCCACACTGATGCAATATGGCTTGCCGTTCAAAAATGAGTGGATCATTGAGTGCGATAATCACCCCAAAACAGCAAAGGATGCCTGTGCCGACTTACTCCACCAGCACCCGAAAATCACCGCAGTGGTTTGCCATCGTCCGGCGGTTGCCACAGGCGCGCTGTATGGTATTAAGCAAGTCGGTCGAAATGTGGGTAAAGATAACTACATTGGGCAACAAGTGGCCGTTATCAGCTTCGATGATAGCCCTGAAGCTGAACTCACCTACCCGAGTTTAAGTGTGGTCAAAAATGATGAACGCCAAATTGGTATCAGGGCTGGGGAGCAGTTACTGGCGAGAATGAAACAATCCAGCATGCAGGCAGAAACGATCATCATGCCATCGCAACTGGTTGAACGTGAATCAGCATAGTTTTGGATGCCCAGATAGAAAAACACCCAGCGATACACTGGGTGTTAGTCTAAAAAAAGAGTGTCTTTACAAGTATTCACACAAATACGCCGACGTATGTTCAATTTTAACATCGAAGCCAGAGTCACCCGGCACTTCGAAGCTCTCGCCACTGGTGAAAGTCTGCCAATCAACATGGCCTGGCAACTTAACGGTCAAGGCACCTTTAATCACGGTCATACGCTCTGGTGCCGCAGTACCAAAATGAAACTCGCCAGGTTGCATCACGCCAACACTGGTTTTCTCTCCCTGATGATCGAACCCTAACGATGCCACTGCACCATCAAAGTATTCATTCGCATTGATCATACTTCTTCCTTTCGCTAATCAAAAAGGCACGCTAGCACATCTTTCTAGGATGCGCGAATAATAGAAGTAGGAGTTGTGAACTTACTTCTGTGCCGCCAACGCGGCTAAAATAGAACAGTGACTCGCATCATCATCTACCTTGCCACAACATGCATCGTTCATTGTTTTAAGCGCATCCCGAATCGCATTTAACTCTGCTATTTTGCTCTCAATATCATCGAGCTTATGCTGTGTGATTTGCTTTACTTCTGCGCAGCTGTGTGCCGTTGCTTCGAGACGGATTGCCAATAACTCTTTTATCTCTTCTAAGTTTAGGCCAACGCGTTTACCACGCAGAATAAATGCGATGGTGGCAACGGCTTGATCATCATATAAACGATAGCCACTGGCACTGCGTCCCGCGGGAACTAACAGTTGCTGTTTTTCATAAAAGCGTAACGCGTCGCTGCTGATACCGCATGATTTGGCTAATTGTCCTATCAAGTACATCTGCTTTTCCTTCCCTTCACTCTTCAAAATTGCGCAAAAATTGAGATAGCAATCGATTGCGTCGAGATTTTGCTGTAG
Proteins encoded in this region:
- the galU gene encoding UTP--glucose-1-phosphate uridylyltransferase GalU, which codes for MPHQKQPAPQSAIRKAVIPVAGLGTRMLPATKAIPKEMLPIVDKPLIQYIVNECVAAGIKEIVLVTHSSKNAIENHFDTSFELEATLEKRVKRQLLDEVKSICPPDVTIMHVRQGQAKGLGHAVLCAKPLVGNAPFAVVLPDVILDEYTADQSSENLAAMVKRYDQSSHSQIMVEPVPVEEVSKYGVVDCQGISVTPGEAVPMVDMVEKPAQEAAPSNLAVVGRYILSDAIWEKLAITPPGAGDEIQLTDAIAMLMEDETVEAFHMTGRSHDCGDKLGYMKAFVEYGLRSDSLGEAFSAFLEGRFASQKGDLKLVG
- the malX gene encoding maltose/glucose-specific PTS transporter subunit IIBC, translating into MSTTKKTTLWEFFQSLGKTFMLPVALLAFSGILLGVGSSLSSGAVKESLPFLDLLPLQLLFQWMTKIGLVAFIYLPVMFAIAIPLGLAREEKGVAAFAGFVGYAALNLSINFYLSVAGVLGNADLEQAYGVKSIIGIDSIDTGILGAVIVGIIVAKLHAKYYTFKMPDALAFFGGARFVPIITAAALGVVGLVVPLVWPYFAAGINGIGYAISEAGPFGPFLFGAGERFLLPFGLHHILVALIRFTEAGGTLEVCGEVTSGALNIFYAELACTTDTGFSSSATSFLSQGKMPAFLGGLPGAALAMYHCARPENRGKVKALLLSGVVACMVGGITEPLEFLFLFVAPALYFVHAILTGLGFMVMGLLDVTIGNTDGNVIDFLIFGILQGTATKWYLVPVVAGIWFAMYYFIFRFAIIRFNLKTPGREVETAEDAGEAVKAATTASGYNSDVILVALGGAANIVALDNCITRLRMSVEDMSKVDDAKLKANGALGVVKLDEHNLQVVIGPQVHLVKNEIQNLMPATA
- a CDS encoding MalY/PatB family protein, with the protein product MFDFDTPIDRLGTYCTQWDYVEDRFGKKDLLPFTISDMDFETAPCIQAALQARLAHGVLGYSRWNHADFKQAITGWFLRRYGADLDADHLVYGPSVIYIISQLIEEWSARGEGVLVHTPAYDAFEKMITANGRHMLVSPLIKTAQSYEINWPQFEAQAAREDCKVLLLCSPQNPTGRVWTTAELLRMAEICQRYGVKVISDDIHMDMAFEPYVPWSEVAADNQWALVSSGSKSFNIPALTGAYAFIADPSARAQYLTQLKAAHGLSSPSILGVIAHISAYTEGDAWLDSLKSYLQANLQYVEKTLNQAFPELNYRAPQGTYLAWIDLSPLHIDMDALQRCLIDDYEVAIMRGDTYGDEGEGYVRLNVGCPRVKVARGMEALIGALQKQRSPQ
- a CDS encoding MATE family efflux transporter; translation: MSVPTTQWLPTLLKIALPIALQTAIFSSKSMVDTAMLGSLGEQDMAAIGFAAKIQLVITFFVIGISIGGGQIAAQCLGERSHSKFLRSVMITLLLSLIASLLFFLPLILGSSALMSLGTANSEIIARGSDYLIWIAPSLFLFAITSSLATGMRVMQQPMPATVVSMVGVGLNVVLNYLFIFGFGDIPAMGIKGAALGTLFSALAETGLLIGYIMFKRHPLCGLSLTTLKQIRRVDIQIVMSLAFTAALNSVIWALGMFAFHAILGSRDDNLLIALGVLAPVESLAMALLIGIASAASVMVGNHVGAGAQQEIDHLVPRLMRLSCGLGISIFAILLVVKGSIVGHFFHQHSVAYTLTSQLFDIVAVSVILKSAAMMLIVGILRAGGDAKFCLYTDVFAQWAFLLPCSVLLSLTALPHYYLFSLMLIEEGIKVAICLWRLRSRSWCQNHAAAMQ
- the zntR gene encoding Zn(2+)-responsive transcriptional regulator yields the protein MYLIGQLAKSCGISSDALRFYEKQQLLVPAGRSASGYRLYDDQAVATIAFILRGKRVGLNLEEIKELLAIRLEATAHSCAEVKQITQHKLDDIESKIAELNAIRDALKTMNDACCGKVDDDASHCSILAALAAQK
- a CDS encoding acyltransferase, encoding MPCIYENISLLDEDAATPTFKREYQDFLPMGAASSMVGKPHLGFTLVRDTENYALDVQRQCINAEDFFQHITIGENSVLYSENNAGFENRPVRLTVCKSNDRPAGRITIGNNVLLQGTAIVCYQAVTIEDEVAFGPQVTIMDCSGHPVRGRGEPNEAARTYASPVTIKQGAWIGLGATILKGVTIGKNAVVSANSVVYEDVPDNAIVIGNPARVVKVLEEKNVCTNNTVAANAA
- a CDS encoding MAPEG family protein; protein product: MVSFFYVALVGWLICFLAIQVIKARRKAQVKYADGGDARLQQARSAHANCIEYSPIALMLLFGLEYNGGPLWLVHVFGLLFVIGRCYHASGILSDRLQGRVIGMHATLWPIIAMGILNMWLLPWTQML
- the malI gene encoding Mal regulon transcriptional regulator MalI, with the translated sequence MSSKRVKITDVAAHAGVSVTTVSMVLGNKGRISDATIAKVNQAVEELGYRRNTAAANLRSNQSNLIGLILRDISDPYYSEVTAGIAEAIEKQGYMLFLAQCGQDGGKLEQCVQSMLQHDVAGIIFTPIRGQSESVIRTLRDANVPAATIGRALPEQTLDYIGPDNNQAARLATRYLVDKGHRHIAYLGGTSDSLTRAERIGGYCATLMQYGLPFKNEWIIECDNHPKTAKDACADLLHQHPKITAVVCHRPAVATGALYGIKQVGRNVGKDNYIGQQVAVISFDDSPEAELTYPSLSVVKNDERQIGIRAGEQLLARMKQSSMQAETIIMPSQLVERESA
- a CDS encoding pyrimidine/purine nucleoside phosphorylase, which translates into the protein MINANEYFDGAVASLGFDHQGEKTSVGVMQPGEFHFGTAAPERMTVIKGALTVKLPGHVDWQTFTSGESFEVPGDSGFDVKIEHTSAYLCEYL